Genomic window (Aquimarina sp. BL5):
AGTTTTGATGGTGGATGGGACAATTGTATTACCGAACTAGCAGGATATTTAACACAGGAGATTCATGCAGGATAAAATAACTAAAATACTCAAGGCAATCGCGGATCCAACTAGAAGGGAGATATTTCACGCATTGGTTCTGGCTGCCACTGCGCTACCTATTACTCATATCTCCAGTCAGTTTGACATAAGCCGCCAAGGAGTGACCAAACATCTAAAAACACTAGAAGATGCCGGTTTAGTACAAACAAACATTAAGGGTCGAGAGCGATTTTGTATTGCAGATACAAAACCACTCAAAGAAATAAATAAATGGTTGAAGTTCTATGAACAATTCTGGGATGATACGCTGAACAATTTAGGATCTTACCTTGATCAAAAATAGTGGCACATCACGATCAAAAATTTCAATCTAAACCTATAGCATCATATATCTGTACTTTATTCCATAAAGAAGAGGCTTCTTTAATAAATAAAAGATGAGCTTCTTCTTTTTGGTATAAATTCTGTTCCTCTTTAGAGGAAAAAGTTACAACGAGCGCATAGGTATAAGAATTATCTACCACTTCCCTATCCGTACCTGCCGGTATTCCTATAAAATTAGTTTTTGCATATTTTGATGTTTCTAAGAACTTATTTAATGACTCTTCGAAAAGCTTTCTATCTTCTTTACTCTCAGGGTTATTAAGCCAAAAATACACTGTATGTACAAAGTTTTTATCAAACTGGTTGTTATTTGATGTAGCATCTTGACATGAAATAATAACACAAAGCATTGTGATACTAAAAATTAAACATTGGAACTTTTTACTAATATCAAATCTGAAATTCATTTTATAAATATCATTGGTTATTCTTTAAAAGTACAAAAACATTATATTTTTATTCTTAAATCAAAAGGTAGAATTTTATAAATTAGATATTATTTAAAATAAAAAAACTAGAACCTAATGTTTAGTTCTAGTTAAAAATATATTTAAAACTATTCTTCGGTTTGCAAATCCTTTAAAATATTTTCCGCTTCATTTATATTATTACTATAACATTTTTTTACCCATTTGGTAAAAAACACAAAGAAAGTAATTCCAATAGGAATGAAAATAATCAATGGCCAAATATTATTAATGCTAGTAAATAGATCCTTTCCATCCATAATTTTAGAAGTTACAGGTAATATCAAAAAGATTAATAAAAAACTTAAATAATATGAAATCTTCTGAAGTGATTGAAACTGTTTTTTGTTTTTAGTATACTTAATTAGGGTATCCTTATAGCTATTTTTATAAAAGTTAATTCCACTCATTTTATTAATAGAACGCAAGGATAATATTGGTAAAACCAATAATATAATGGCAGATGAAATACCAAATAATAAATTATACCATGTTTCTAATTTAGAAATATTAAAGAAAATCAATAGCGCCATACCAAAACAAATAATTGTACCTAGTATTTCTGGATATGCTATTTTATTCCATTTTTTTCTATACTGTTCTTGTGTCATCATAATTATCATTTTATCAGTTAATTTTTTTTGTTTTTCTAACTGGCCGCTTATCTCAGACCATACTTCTTTCATTTCTTCTAGTTCCATAGCCCTTATTTTTTTATTATTTGAGTTTTCAACTTTTGTTTAATTCTAGATATTCTGGTTCCCACATTGGATGGAGTCAATCCGGTAATCAAAGCTATTTCTTCATACTTCTTTCCTTCTAAAAGCAATAGAATTAGCCCCTTTTCTAAGTCATTTAGCATTTTAATATGAGCATATAAGATTCTTAATTTCTCTTCGAACTCTGTATTATAATTTTCTGTTTGCTTTAATACTACTTGATCAATTCCTATCCTATTTCCCTTTCTTTTCTCTTTTTTCAATCTAGTAATTGCGGTATTCAATGCCACGCGATACATCCACGTACTTACTTTAGCGTCCCCTCTGAAACTGTCATAAGCTTTCCATAATTGGTATACGATTTCTTGATATAAATCCTGTTGATCCTCTGATCGATCAGTATATATCGTAGTTATTTTAAAAATAACACCTTCGTTATCCTTAATAATTCGAGTAAACTCTTCTTCTTTACTCATATTGAGCTTGTTTTTTTCTTATTAGTATCTAATACATTCAAAAAATCACAAAATATTTTCTAAATATTATGAATACGATGAACTGAAAATGTTCAACTACCTATAAACATTGTAAAAATCAAAGCTAATTAATGAAAGAAAAATTAGCCTACCCCTCTAATGAGCATATCTAAAAAGGTAAGATATATCTAAAAATACAATTACTGTAAACCTGAGTTCGAAATAAGAAAATTTATGTCAGTCAGAGTGATCTGCATCAGGCGGATTATACTTCGACAGGCTCGGCAGAACTAACGCGAATAGAACTTTAGATAAAAAAGCTATTCTCGATACTCCGCCTTAGGCGGACGGGCAGGCTAATTTTTCTCCGCTTCATTGTAAAAAACCAATCGATCTGATGGCTTTTTAGAACAAAATTCTTTCATCGAGTTCACGCTATAAGATTAGCAAAGAATTGATTCAAGATAAAAATTCCGAAAAAATAAGAAATACCCACTAACATAGCAGGTTTTATAGTCTCTTCAAAGGTTTTTAAACAGAAAACACTACTCTTTAACGACTATAATTGTAGCTTTTACTCCAGTAGTTAGGTTCCATTCGTTAGCAGTGACTATGTTTCCTTGATCATCGTGTAATTGAAATTCTGCAGTATTGGGACCAGAGGTTCCCTGATTTAGAGCTTGTATATCAATTTTATTAAATCCTTTAATAAGGTTAATCTTAAATCCTTTGAAAACAGCATCTAAATACACATTAGACTTAATAACATCATCATTAATAAAGATCCTAACCAAATCTCCATCCACAGACTGATGATCCCTATAAATAAGATACACATACTCTGAGTTACTTTTAAAATCTCCCAAATATTGATCAGACTTATATTCTTCTTTTATTTCCTTATCCTTTTTGAAATGCTTGGGCACTACTTTAAAATTTGGCTGTAAAAGACCATTGTTTCCAGTCATATCAAAAGGTTTCTGTGTTCTGTTAAATCTAACTGAATCTTTCGAATTATTATATAAAGTGAAATTATTTTTAGGCTTGGCTAAACCAGAAGAAAGACTGTACTTACTTGTACTTAAGCTACTATTCTCATCAACTTTTAAAGAAGATAACGGTTTTTCTATCTGTGCATTCGTAGAAATCACAAAAAAAACTGCTAATATTAATATCATTGTGGATTTCATCCTCATTATTCCTTTATCCATATAGTCGTTAAAGATAATCAATCCCTTACTTTTTTTTATTGTTTGTAATCAAAAACTCAACCAAACTAACTATTTGTTAAGTGAAAAACGTAAAAAAACTCTATTTATTAAAAAAATACTGTTTCAAACTTGTAAGATAAATCCGATATCTCTTATTTTGTTGTAAAATATTTCAAATGATTTATTATATCGTCGGAATTCTACTTGTATTAGTGATTATTTATTTAGGTTATCGATGTTTAGCATTGAGTAACCAACTCAATAATAAGAACAACGAGTTAAATTCTTTACTCGATTCTACAGAAAAGAGAGTTCAAATCAATCAAGAATTTATTTCCTCTCTTAGTCAAGAATTGAGAACACCATTATACGGAATTATGGGTTTAACGAATATTCTAGTTGATGAACACCCGGAACTAGAAAGCAACAAGAACCTTAAATCACTGAAATTTTCGGGAGACTACTTATTAACTCTTATTAATAACGTTCTTCAGATTAATGTTTTAGAATCTGAAGAAATTATCCCCATAAAAAAACCTTTTAATCTAAAAGAGTTGACTCAAAATATCATAAACTCTTTTAGTTATGCGATAGAGAATAGTAACAACTCATTGGATCTAGAGTTTGATCCTGATCTGTCCGAAACACTAAATGGTAATCCTGGTATTCTTTCTCAGGTATTAATGAATCTTATTAGTAATGCTCTTAGGTTTACTAGGAACGGAAATGTTCTTTTTTCTGTTCAACTTATCAATAAAAAAGGGAATGTTAATCATATTTCATTTAAGGTAACACATGATGGAGATGAAGTTTCTGAAGAAGATGAAAAATCTATATATCAAGAATTTATAGGTATTGAGAATGTTAAAAAATCATATTTAGGTACTAGTGTTAATTCTACTATAGTTAAGAGACTTGCTAAATCTTTAAATGGCGAAATCATTCTGCAAAACAATTCTCAAGCTGAATCCGAATATGCTTTTGTTGTTGATATGGAAACCATTAATCCTAACAATGAAGCGAATCAAACAATAGGAAGTGGAGATGATAAGCAAAAAGTATTAATCGTAGATGACAATAAATTGAACTTGTTGGTTGCGGATAAAATTCTTTCTAAAGAAAATTTTGAATGTACCACTATAGACAATGGTTTTGATGCTATAGAATTGGCAAAAGATAATTCCTATGACATCATTCTTATGGATATCAATATGCCAAAACTTAATGGCATAGGTACTACAAAAAGAATTAGAGAATTTGATGATAAAACTCCCGTTATTGCACTAACTGCTGTTGATGTTACTCAATTAAACAGACAGATTATGCGAGCTGGATTAAATGACTATATCTTAAAGCCTTACGATAAGAATATTTTATTAGAAATGATACGGAAGCACGTAAGGAATTAATAAATTACAATTTCCTGTCCTACATTAAGAACAGAATTGTATCTGATTTCATTTATCTTACATATTTCAGATACTTCGATATCGTGCTTTCTGGCTATTCCATGTAGAGTATCACCTCTTTTTACTATATATACACTTTTAGTAGGAGGTTCGTCGGTAATTTTTTCAATATTCGTTTGAACCACAATTTTACTTTTTCTAGTCGAGCGATGAGATCTCGGAGTCATCCATTTTTTGGTTACTGCAATATCTTTGGATCTAACTTTTGCTTCTTGATTAAACTCGAAAAGATACTCTGGATGTATACTTTTACCTTTATACCTTACCTCTAAATGAAGATGACTACCTCTGGCATTACCCGATACACCACCTTTTCCGATAACTTGACCTTTTTCTACAATATCATTTTCTTTTACCAAGTATTCAGAGAGATGCGCATAAACCGTTTCTAAACCGTTATCGTGACGAATTACAATGGTTCTTCCATGACCTCCATGGCGTCTGGCATATCGTACTTTTCCGCCAAGTAATGTTCTTACATTATCACCGGTTCTAAGATCTATATCAATTCCTTGATGAGGTCTACCTCTCCTCCATCCATATCTAGAAGTAACAACCATTTTATGTTCTACAGGTGATGAAAAAACTTCATCCTCAAAATGTAATAAGAAAGGATCTATAGATTTTTTTAGCCAGAAAACATTAAACACAGTATTACTCCAATCTTGCTCATACACTGTGCTGAAATCTTTAGATTCAAGTATCTTATCGGAATTAATCCTGGCAATGATACTTTGTTGATTCACTTTATATATAGGTAAGTATGCAATGTCACCATCTA
Coding sequences:
- a CDS encoding peptidoglycan DD-metalloendopeptidase family protein, whose translation is MGILVYVASINISAQQVGNKDDKLLLGYKTIVLDGDIAYLPIYKVNQQSIIARINSDKILESKDFSTVYEQDWSNTVFNVFWLKKSIDPFLLHFEDEVFSSPVEHKMVVTSRYGWRRGRPHQGIDIDLRTGDNVRTLLGGKVRYARRHGGHGRTIVIRHDNGLETVYAHLSEYLVKENDIVEKGQVIGKGGVSGNARGSHLHLEVRYKGKSIHPEYLFEFNQEAKVRSKDIAVTKKWMTPRSHRSTRKSKIVVQTNIEKITDEPPTKSVYIVKRGDTLHGIARKHDIEVSEICKINEIRYNSVLNVGQEIVIY
- a CDS encoding response regulator, whose translation is MIYYIVGILLVLVIIYLGYRCLALSNQLNNKNNELNSLLDSTEKRVQINQEFISSLSQELRTPLYGIMGLTNILVDEHPELESNKNLKSLKFSGDYLLTLINNVLQINVLESEEIIPIKKPFNLKELTQNIINSFSYAIENSNNSLDLEFDPDLSETLNGNPGILSQVLMNLISNALRFTRNGNVLFSVQLINKKGNVNHISFKVTHDGDEVSEEDEKSIYQEFIGIENVKKSYLGTSVNSTIVKRLAKSLNGEIILQNNSQAESEYAFVVDMETINPNNEANQTIGSGDDKQKVLIVDDNKLNLLVADKILSKENFECTTIDNGFDAIELAKDNSYDIILMDINMPKLNGIGTTKRIREFDDKTPVIALTAVDVTQLNRQIMRAGLNDYILKPYDKNILLEMIRKHVRN
- a CDS encoding helix-turn-helix transcriptional regulator, with the protein product MQDKITKILKAIADPTRREIFHALVLAATALPITHISSQFDISRQGVTKHLKTLEDAGLVQTNIKGRERFCIADTKPLKEINKWLKFYEQFWDDTLNNLGSYLDQK
- a CDS encoding RNA polymerase sigma factor; translation: MSKEEEFTRIIKDNEGVIFKITTIYTDRSEDQQDLYQEIVYQLWKAYDSFRGDAKVSTWMYRVALNTAITRLKKEKRKGNRIGIDQVVLKQTENYNTEFEEKLRILYAHIKMLNDLEKGLILLLLEGKKYEEIALITGLTPSNVGTRISRIKQKLKTQIIKK
- a CDS encoding Dabb family protein: MNFRFDISKKFQCLIFSITMLCVIISCQDATSNNNQFDKNFVHTVYFWLNNPESKEDRKLFEESLNKFLETSKYAKTNFIGIPAGTDREVVDNSYTYALVVTFSSKEEQNLYQKEEAHLLFIKEASSLWNKVQIYDAIGLD